From one Streptomyces sp. R41 genomic stretch:
- a CDS encoding TrmH family RNA methyltransferase produces the protein MADLITVENPDDPRLRDYTGLTDVELRRKREPAEGLFIAEGEKVIRRAKDAGYEMRSMLLSAKWVDVMRDVIDELPAPVYAVSPELAEQVTGYHVHRGALASMQRKPLPTAEELLQSARRVVVMESVNDHTNIGAIFRSAAALGMDAVLLSPDCADPLYRRSVKVSMGAVFSVPYARLETWPKGLESVREAGFTLLALTPDEKAKSLDEAAPHRMDRVALMLGAEGDGLSTKALMAADEWVRIPMAHGVDSLNVGAAAAVAFYAVATGRPQP, from the coding sequence GTGGCCGATCTCATCACCGTTGAGAACCCCGACGACCCGCGTCTGCGCGACTACACGGGCCTGACCGATGTGGAGCTGCGCCGCAAGCGCGAACCCGCCGAGGGCCTGTTCATCGCCGAGGGCGAGAAGGTCATCAGACGGGCCAAGGACGCCGGTTACGAGATGCGTTCGATGCTCCTGTCCGCGAAGTGGGTCGACGTCATGCGCGACGTCATCGACGAGCTCCCGGCCCCGGTCTACGCGGTCAGTCCGGAGCTCGCCGAGCAGGTCACCGGCTATCACGTGCACCGCGGCGCGCTGGCCTCGATGCAGCGCAAGCCGCTGCCGACGGCGGAGGAACTCCTGCAGTCCGCGCGCCGCGTCGTCGTCATGGAGTCGGTCAACGACCACACCAACATCGGCGCGATCTTCCGCTCGGCCGCCGCCCTCGGCATGGACGCGGTTCTGCTCTCCCCGGACTGCGCTGACCCCCTCTATCGCCGCTCCGTGAAGGTCTCCATGGGTGCGGTCTTCTCGGTGCCGTACGCCCGTCTCGAGACCTGGCCCAAGGGCCTGGAGTCGGTCCGCGAGGCCGGCTTCACCCTGCTCGCCCTCACCCCGGACGAGAAGGCGAAGTCCCTCGACGAGGCGGCCCCGCACCGCATGGACCGGGTCGCGCTGATGCTGGGCGCGGAGGGCGACGGCCTGTCCACGAAGGCCCTGATGGCGGCGGACGAGTGGGTCCGCATCCCCATGGCCCACGGTGTCGACTCGCTCAACGTGGGCGCGGCGGCCGCGGTCGCCTTCTACGCGGTGGCGACGGGCCGCCCGCAGCCCTGA
- the cobA gene encoding uroporphyrinogen-III C-methyltransferase, which yields MAEHPAYPVGLRLTGRRVVVLGGGQVAGRRLPALIAAGADIHLVSPEATPSVEAMADAGEITWTRRPYEEGDLANAWYALIATSDHEANTEASAEAERHRVWCVRSDDADAATAWTPATGHSEGVTVAVLTTDARGRDPRHTAAIRDAVVEGLRDGTLVAPHHRTRTPGVALVGGGPGDPDLITVRGRRLLAEADVVIADRLGPRDLLAELPPHVEVIDAAKIPYGRYMAQEAINNALIEHAKQGKSVVRLKGGDPFVFGRGMEEAQALAEAGIACTVVPGISSSISVPGAAGIPVTHRGVAHEFTVVSGHVAPDDERSLVDWPSLAKLRGTLVVLMGVDKIGKIAETLVAHGKPADTPVALVQEGTTAAQRRVDATLATVAETVRTQDVKPPAVIVIGEVVNVGVHSPLKASE from the coding sequence ATGGCCGAACACCCCGCCTACCCCGTAGGCCTCCGCCTCACCGGCCGCCGCGTAGTCGTCCTCGGCGGCGGCCAAGTGGCCGGGCGCCGCCTCCCGGCGCTCATCGCGGCGGGCGCGGACATTCACCTCGTCTCACCGGAGGCCACCCCCTCCGTGGAGGCGATGGCGGACGCGGGCGAGATCACCTGGACGAGGCGCCCGTACGAGGAAGGCGACCTGGCGAACGCCTGGTACGCCCTGATCGCCACCAGCGACCACGAGGCGAACACCGAGGCTTCCGCCGAAGCGGAGCGCCACCGCGTCTGGTGCGTCCGCTCGGACGACGCCGACGCGGCGACGGCGTGGACCCCGGCGACGGGCCACAGCGAGGGCGTGACGGTCGCGGTCCTGACGACGGACGCCCGGGGCCGGGACCCCCGTCACACGGCGGCGATCCGCGACGCCGTGGTGGAGGGCCTGCGCGACGGCACCCTGGTGGCGCCGCACCACCGCACCCGCACCCCCGGCGTCGCCCTGGTCGGCGGCGGCCCCGGCGACCCGGACCTGATCACGGTCCGCGGCCGCCGCCTGCTCGCCGAGGCCGACGTGGTCATCGCGGACCGCCTCGGCCCGCGCGACCTGCTCGCCGAACTCCCGCCGCACGTCGAGGTGATCGACGCGGCGAAGATCCCGTACGGCCGTTACATGGCCCAGGAGGCCATCAACAACGCGCTGATCGAGCACGCCAAGCAGGGCAAGTCCGTCGTACGACTCAAGGGCGGCGACCCGTTCGTCTTCGGGCGCGGCATGGAGGAGGCCCAGGCTCTCGCCGAGGCGGGCATCGCCTGCACCGTCGTCCCGGGCATCTCCAGCTCGATCTCGGTCCCGGGCGCCGCGGGCATCCCCGTCACACACCGAGGGGTCGCCCACGAGTTCACGGTGGTCAGCGGCCATGTCGCCCCCGACGACGAGCGCTCCCTCGTCGACTGGCCGTCCCTCGCCAAGCTCCGCGGCACTCTCGTCGTCCTGATGGGCGTCGACAAGATCGGCAAGATCGCCGAAACCCTTGTCGCGCACGGCAAGCCGGCCGACACCCCCGTCGCTCTGGTTCAGGAGGGCACGACCGCCGCGCAGCGCCGCGTCGACGCGACCTTGGCGACGGTCGCCGAGACCGTACGGACGCAGGACGTGAAGCCGCCGGCGGTGATCGTCATCGGCGAGGTCGTGAACGTGGGCGTGCACAGCCCGCTGAAGGCTTCCGAGTAA
- the cobT gene encoding nicotinate-nucleotide--dimethylbenzimidazole phosphoribosyltransferase, translating to MTDTGQVPGEGLPENAGMVEQPGVTAPGAYTFLDPSENPAEDDDLLLMPGAPGAQGAWGNEVPPPAPMPFAHEPGPHEPGPHEPGPHEMAGRDSGSVDLGGVRVPNQGPAPQPTPARRPLHLGPPTPDGSASPVRSLADRGPAGTPVPPTAPAAAAPVTPVRHAGPPTAGPEYLDVPQLGETPPQGAMPWGAPPVASEAGAAETVVPEAGQTPESVPTTESVPITESGSFPEVAQVADAPQSADAPQAPDAAELPGLAHAPQIPVAAETPAQVPQAPEGSLTLQEAAGAQVPEAAPTLDGALDPRAPQTPDATPFPAAPEIPHALQAVDDTGYAGHAGDAHSPAHDAAPPQIPSDGGHFTPAPNLAPVPDLAPEQAPQTAHVTPPQIADQATVDPVAYGADPAESMAQFPTQPAQFADPGIHIPEPAAQFADAGSQTETARPLAAAAAHAPEPVQASLSADASHGRAVPGLEAFPAQQFADAAAFSETGATEASHGVPVGVAAHAEASVGGPHGEQHFPGAGAAEGDAPGASGLPGTPLEPHADQPLGQFVPVEGQVPTTPHLAPTPPHAMTVPPLPVEEQPTAEEPTAEEPAEETIVVAPAPVEEAAEEPSEAPVEEAEQIAPAVVPAPREPQGETETETETETETPPVPEPLPADPEPVVAQQAEDLDTQVADQEESTAVVEDVRESTGPAAPGYDDAEREAVLRVMRERRDIRNGFRSDPIPHDVLLRVLEAAHTAPSVGHSQPWDFVVIRSADTRRSMHELAQRQREAYAKSLPKGRAKQFKELKIEAILDTPVNIVVTADPTRGGRHTLGRHTQPQMAPYSSALAVENLWLAARAEGLGVGWVSFFDEREMVRALGLPEHLEVVAYLCVGYVDEFPDEPELMQAGWSKRRPLSWVVHEETYGRRALPGEEPHDLLAETVSNIRPLDAKALGEAWERQKRMTKPAGALGMLEIISAQLSGLSRMCPPPIPEPAAVAIFAGDHGVHAQGVTPWPQEVTAQMVANFLGGGAVCNAFANQVGAEVCVIDVGVASDLPATPGLLPRKVRAGTADMTTGPALTREEVTAAIEVGIETARDLVAAGNKALLTGEMGIANTTASAALISVFTGTDPSEVTGRGTGINDETLARKTEVVRRAIELHQPDPADPIGVLAAIGGLEHAAMVGLLLGGASLRTPVILDGVSAGAAALVARAIAPEVLAACIAGHRSAEPGHVAALNKLGLRPLVDLDLRLGEGTGALLALPVVQSAARAMHEVATFDSAGVTEK from the coding sequence ATGACCGACACCGGCCAGGTCCCGGGCGAGGGACTGCCGGAGAACGCAGGCATGGTGGAGCAGCCGGGCGTCACCGCGCCGGGCGCGTACACCTTCCTCGACCCCTCCGAGAACCCCGCCGAGGACGACGACCTGCTCCTGATGCCGGGCGCGCCGGGAGCGCAGGGCGCGTGGGGCAACGAGGTGCCGCCACCGGCCCCGATGCCCTTCGCCCACGAGCCGGGTCCGCACGAGCCGGGTCCGCACGAGCCGGGTCCGCACGAGATGGCCGGACGCGACAGCGGCTCGGTCGACCTCGGCGGTGTCCGCGTGCCGAACCAGGGGCCCGCCCCGCAGCCGACGCCGGCGCGCCGCCCGCTGCACCTCGGCCCGCCGACGCCGGACGGCTCCGCGAGCCCGGTGCGGTCGCTGGCCGACCGTGGCCCGGCGGGTACGCCGGTCCCGCCCACTGCTCCTGCGGCCGCCGCTCCCGTAACTCCCGTACGGCACGCGGGTCCGCCGACGGCCGGGCCCGAGTACCTCGATGTGCCGCAGCTCGGCGAGACTCCGCCGCAGGGCGCCATGCCGTGGGGCGCTCCGCCCGTGGCTTCCGAGGCGGGGGCTGCAGAAACGGTCGTCCCGGAGGCGGGACAGACGCCCGAGTCCGTGCCGACCACCGAGTCGGTGCCGATCACCGAGTCCGGGTCGTTCCCGGAGGTGGCCCAGGTAGCGGATGCGCCTCAGTCCGCTGACGCCCCGCAGGCTCCGGACGCCGCTGAGCTTCCGGGGCTCGCGCACGCTCCCCAGATCCCGGTGGCCGCTGAGACCCCGGCGCAGGTACCCCAGGCCCCGGAGGGTTCGCTCACCCTCCAGGAGGCGGCGGGCGCCCAGGTTCCCGAGGCCGCGCCCACCCTGGACGGCGCGCTCGACCCGCGGGCCCCGCAGACTCCGGACGCCACGCCCTTCCCGGCGGCCCCGGAGATTCCGCACGCCCTCCAAGCGGTGGACGACACCGGATACGCCGGGCACGCAGGCGACGCCCACTCGCCCGCGCACGATGCCGCACCGCCGCAGATCCCGTCGGACGGCGGGCACTTCACACCCGCTCCGAACCTCGCCCCCGTGCCGGACCTCGCACCCGAGCAAGCCCCGCAGACGGCGCATGTGACCCCGCCGCAGATCGCCGACCAGGCCACCGTCGACCCGGTCGCATACGGAGCCGACCCGGCCGAGTCCATGGCCCAGTTCCCCACCCAGCCCGCCCAGTTCGCGGACCCTGGTATTCACATCCCGGAACCAGCAGCCCAGTTCGCGGACGCGGGATCCCAGACAGAGACCGCGCGGCCGCTCGCGGCAGCCGCGGCGCACGCTCCCGAGCCCGTGCAGGCCTCGCTCTCGGCGGACGCCTCGCACGGCCGGGCGGTCCCCGGCCTCGAAGCCTTCCCTGCCCAGCAGTTCGCGGATGCGGCCGCATTCTCCGAGACGGGTGCCACCGAGGCGTCGCACGGCGTGCCGGTAGGTGTGGCGGCCCACGCGGAGGCCTCGGTGGGCGGCCCACACGGCGAGCAGCACTTCCCAGGAGCCGGTGCCGCCGAAGGCGACGCGCCAGGCGCCTCCGGACTCCCGGGCACCCCCCTGGAGCCCCACGCGGACCAGCCCCTGGGCCAGTTCGTGCCCGTGGAGGGTCAGGTGCCGACGACCCCGCACCTGGCCCCGACCCCGCCGCACGCCATGACCGTGCCGCCGCTCCCCGTCGAGGAGCAGCCCACGGCCGAGGAGCCCACAGCCGAGGAGCCCGCGGAGGAGACGATCGTGGTGGCGCCCGCCCCCGTCGAGGAGGCCGCGGAGGAACCCTCGGAGGCTCCCGTCGAGGAAGCGGAGCAGATCGCTCCGGCAGTTGTGCCGGCGCCCCGCGAACCTCAAGGCGAGACCGAAACCGAGACCGAGACCGAAACCGAGACACCCCCCGTACCGGAGCCGCTCCCTGCGGACCCGGAGCCCGTAGTCGCACAGCAAGCGGAGGACCTGGACACCCAGGTCGCCGACCAGGAAGAGAGCACGGCCGTAGTGGAAGACGTACGAGAGTCCACCGGCCCGGCGGCCCCCGGTTACGACGACGCCGAGCGCGAGGCCGTGCTGCGCGTGATGCGCGAGCGCCGCGACATCCGCAATGGCTTCCGCAGCGATCCGATCCCGCACGACGTGCTGCTTCGTGTCCTGGAGGCCGCGCACACCGCGCCGTCCGTCGGCCACTCCCAGCCCTGGGACTTCGTCGTCATCCGCTCCGCCGACACCCGCCGGAGCATGCACGAACTCGCCCAGCGCCAGCGCGAGGCGTACGCCAAGTCGCTGCCCAAGGGCCGTGCGAAGCAGTTCAAGGAACTGAAGATCGAGGCCATCCTCGACACCCCGGTGAACATCGTCGTCACCGCTGACCCGACCCGCGGTGGCCGCCACACCCTGGGCCGCCACACCCAGCCGCAGATGGCCCCGTACTCCTCCGCGCTCGCGGTCGAGAACCTGTGGCTCGCGGCCCGCGCCGAGGGCCTCGGCGTCGGCTGGGTCAGCTTCTTCGACGAGCGCGAAATGGTCCGCGCCCTCGGCCTGCCCGAGCATCTGGAGGTCGTGGCGTACCTCTGCGTCGGATACGTCGACGAGTTCCCGGACGAGCCCGAGCTGATGCAGGCCGGCTGGTCCAAGCGCCGCCCGCTGTCGTGGGTCGTGCACGAGGAGACGTACGGCCGTCGCGCGCTGCCCGGCGAGGAGCCGCACGACCTGCTCGCCGAGACGGTCTCCAACATCCGCCCGCTCGACGCCAAGGCGCTCGGCGAGGCGTGGGAGCGCCAGAAGCGGATGACCAAGCCCGCGGGCGCGCTCGGCATGCTGGAGATCATCTCCGCACAGCTGTCGGGCCTGTCCCGGATGTGCCCGCCGCCGATCCCGGAGCCCGCCGCCGTCGCGATCTTCGCCGGCGACCACGGCGTGCACGCCCAGGGCGTCACCCCCTGGCCCCAGGAGGTCACCGCCCAGATGGTGGCCAACTTCCTGGGCGGCGGCGCGGTCTGCAACGCGTTCGCCAACCAGGTGGGCGCCGAGGTCTGCGTCATCGACGTGGGCGTCGCCTCCGACCTCCCCGCGACCCCGGGCCTCCTCCCGCGCAAGGTCCGCGCGGGCACCGCCGACATGACGACGGGCCCCGCGCTGACCCGCGAAGAGGTCACGGCTGCCATCGAGGTGGGCATCGAAACGGCCCGCGACCTGGTGGCGGCGGGCAACAAGGCGCTCCTGACGGGCGAGATGGGCATCGCCAACACCACGGCGTCGGCGGCCCTGATCTCGGTCTTCACCGGCACCGACCCGTCCGAGGTGACGGGCCGGGGCACCGGCATCAACGACGAGACCCTGGCCCGCAAGACCGAGGTCGTCCGCCGCGCCATCGAACTCCACCAGCCGGACCCCGCCGACCCCATCGGCGTCCTCGCGGCCATCGGCGGCCTCGAACACGCAGCCATGGTCGGCCTCCTCCTCGGCGGCGCCTCCCTCCGTACGCCGGTCATCCTGGACGGCGTCAGCGCCGGCGCGGCGGCCCTCGTGGCCCGTGCCATCGCCCCCGAGGTCCTCGCGGCCTGCATCGCCGGCCACCGCAGCGCGGAACCCGGCCACGTGGCAGCCCTGAACAAGCTGGGCCTGCGCCCCTTGGTCGACCTGGACCTCCGCCTCGGCGAGGGCACAGGCGCCCTCCTGGCCCTCCCGGTGGTCCAGAGCGCGGCAAGGGCGATGCACGAGGTGGCGACGTTCGATTCAGCAGGGGTAACCGAAAAGTAG
- the cbiE gene encoding precorrin-6y C5,15-methyltransferase (decarboxylating) subunit CbiE has translation MADRVTVIGWDGSPLTAAARSALGAASLVAGAAHHLALPEVPRAAERIRLGSVSLAARRIANHRGTAVVLADGDPGFFGVVRTLRGPEFGLEVEVVPAVSAVAAAFARAGMPWDDAQVVVAHPRTLRRAVNVCRAHTKVAVLTSPGAGPAELGLLLGGVHRTFVICEELGTAREQVTVVTSDKAADHTWRDPNVVIVIGAFVAAAEGGGWIAGRDPGNGARGWALPAEAYGGALGEGETDLLRAAQLARLGPRVGDLVWDIGSGSGAFATEAARTGAAVIAVDRNPGCCARTEDSARRFGVQMQIVHGNAPHILEDLPEPDVVRVGGGGAAVVSAVADRRPQRIVTHAATRDAAELIGRDLTEHGYEVECALIQSVELDTRAWTEKERSVAFLLSGRLPDRAP, from the coding sequence ATGGCCGACCGGGTCACGGTGATCGGCTGGGACGGCTCGCCGCTGACCGCCGCGGCGCGCTCCGCGCTCGGTGCCGCCAGCCTGGTGGCCGGCGCGGCCCACCACCTCGCGCTCCCCGAGGTGCCCCGGGCCGCCGAGCGCATCCGCCTCGGCAGCGTCTCCCTCGCCGCCCGCCGGATCGCGAACCACCGGGGCACCGCCGTCGTCCTCGCCGACGGGGACCCGGGCTTCTTCGGTGTCGTACGCACCCTGCGGGGCCCCGAGTTCGGCCTGGAGGTCGAAGTGGTGCCCGCCGTCTCCGCGGTGGCCGCCGCCTTCGCTCGCGCCGGGATGCCCTGGGATGACGCGCAGGTAGTCGTCGCACACCCCCGCACCCTGCGACGCGCGGTGAATGTGTGCCGCGCCCACACCAAGGTCGCCGTCCTCACCTCGCCGGGCGCCGGCCCCGCCGAACTCGGTCTGCTCCTCGGAGGAGTGCACCGCACCTTCGTCATCTGCGAGGAACTCGGCACCGCCCGCGAACAGGTCACCGTCGTGACCTCCGACAAGGCCGCCGACCACACCTGGCGCGACCCCAACGTCGTCATCGTCATCGGCGCCTTCGTGGCCGCGGCCGAGGGCGGCGGCTGGATCGCCGGACGCGACCCGGGCAATGGAGCGCGCGGCTGGGCGCTGCCCGCCGAGGCGTACGGCGGTGCGCTCGGCGAAGGCGAAACGGATCTGCTGCGCGCCGCCCAACTCGCCCGACTGGGCCCGCGCGTGGGGGACCTCGTGTGGGACATCGGCTCCGGCAGCGGCGCCTTCGCCACCGAGGCCGCACGCACCGGCGCCGCCGTCATCGCGGTCGACCGCAACCCGGGCTGCTGCGCCCGCACCGAGGACTCCGCCCGTCGCTTCGGCGTCCAGATGCAGATCGTGCACGGCAACGCGCCGCACATTCTGGAGGACCTTCCGGAGCCCGATGTCGTACGCGTCGGAGGCGGGGGAGCGGCGGTGGTCTCGGCCGTCGCCGACCGCCGTCCGCAGCGCATCGTGACGCACGCCGCCACCCGCGACGCGGCCGAACTCATCGGCCGGGACCTGACGGAGCACGGCTATGAGGTCGAGTGCGCCCTCATTCAGTCCGTCGAACTCGATACAAGGGCCTGGACGGAGAAGGAACGGAGCGTCGCGTTCCTGCTCAGCGGCCGTTTGCCGGATCGCGCCCCGTGA
- a CDS encoding GNAT family N-acetyltransferase produces the protein MTSTFPDISISTERLVLRALDEDDVPALAEMMNDEMVAAWTSVPQPFTEDGARTWITEYAPTERTEGRGLDLAVTEFLTQRLVGIIQLGKTNWHVRSTELSYIIAPWARGEGYASEAALATAQWLFRDQKFERIELRTAADNTASQQVAQKIGCISEGVLRNACIARTRTEDGTWVDLRTDFIVWSLLPEDLEGVGEQLADTGGFTSFSDWN, from the coding sequence ATGACGAGCACCTTCCCCGACATCTCCATCAGCACGGAGCGGTTGGTCCTGCGTGCGCTCGACGAGGACGACGTACCCGCCCTGGCCGAGATGATGAACGACGAGATGGTGGCGGCCTGGACGTCGGTGCCGCAGCCCTTCACCGAGGACGGCGCCCGCACCTGGATCACCGAGTACGCGCCCACGGAACGCACGGAGGGCCGCGGACTCGACCTCGCCGTCACCGAGTTCCTCACCCAGCGCCTGGTCGGCATCATCCAGCTCGGCAAGACGAACTGGCATGTGCGGTCCACTGAACTGTCGTACATCATCGCCCCCTGGGCACGCGGCGAGGGCTACGCCTCCGAGGCGGCGCTCGCCACCGCCCAATGGCTCTTCCGCGACCAGAAGTTCGAGCGCATCGAACTGCGTACGGCGGCCGACAACACCGCCTCGCAACAGGTCGCCCAGAAGATCGGCTGCATCAGCGAGGGCGTGCTGCGCAACGCCTGTATAGCGCGCACCCGTACCGAGGACGGAACCTGGGTCGACCTGCGCACCGACTTCATTGTGTGGAGCCTCCTCCCGGAGGACCTCGAAGGCGTCGGCGAGCAGCTCGCCGACACCGGTGGTTTCACGTCGTTCTCCGACTGGAACTGA
- a CDS encoding MetQ/NlpA family ABC transporter substrate-binding protein, with the protein MRNTAKITTAVLAAGALTFGLTACGSDKDSASSDTSGPLVVAASPTPHAEILDYVKKNLAKKAGLDLEVKEFTDYVTPNTATEDGSVGANYFQNQPYLDDFNKKNGTHIVPVVTVHLEPLGLYSHKVKSADALKSGATIAVPNDSVNEARALKLLAANGIITLKDGVGNEATPADITKNPKNLKFKELEAAQTPRSLDDVDAAVINGNYAIEADLKPAKDALVLESAQNNPYGNFLAVKKGNEDDPRVKKLAKLLTSPEVKKFIEDKYAGSVIPSF; encoded by the coding sequence GTGCGTAACACCGCCAAGATCACCACCGCCGTCCTCGCCGCCGGAGCCCTCACCTTCGGGCTCACCGCCTGCGGCTCGGACAAGGACTCCGCCTCCTCCGACACCAGCGGTCCGCTGGTCGTCGCCGCGAGCCCCACCCCGCATGCCGAGATCCTCGACTACGTCAAGAAGAACCTGGCGAAGAAGGCGGGCCTCGACCTGGAGGTCAAGGAGTTCACCGACTACGTGACGCCGAACACGGCGACCGAGGACGGCTCCGTGGGCGCCAACTACTTCCAGAACCAGCCGTACCTCGACGACTTCAACAAGAAGAACGGCACCCACATCGTGCCCGTCGTCACGGTGCACCTGGAGCCGCTCGGTCTCTACTCCCACAAGGTCAAGAGCGCCGACGCCCTGAAGAGCGGTGCGACGATCGCCGTCCCGAACGACAGCGTCAACGAGGCCCGTGCCCTCAAGCTGCTCGCCGCCAACGGGATCATCACGCTCAAGGACGGCGTGGGCAACGAAGCGACCCCCGCGGACATCACCAAGAACCCGAAGAACCTCAAGTTCAAGGAGCTGGAGGCGGCCCAGACCCCGCGCTCCCTGGACGACGTCGACGCCGCGGTGATCAACGGCAACTACGCCATCGAGGCCGACCTCAAGCCCGCCAAGGACGCCCTCGTCCTGGAGTCCGCGCAGAACAACCCGTACGGCAACTTCCTCGCCGTCAAGAAGGGCAACGAGGACGACCCGCGCGTGAAGAAGCTCGCCAAGCTCCTCACCTCGCCCGAGGTCAAGAAGTTCATCGAGGACAAGTACGCCGGCTCCGTCATCCCGTCGTTCTAG
- a CDS encoding methionine ABC transporter permease, with amino-acid sequence MTWSEMQPLLSQACWDTLYMVGWSTLIAIVGGLPLGILLVLTDRGGLLQNVVANKVIGQVVNIARSMPFIILMVALMSFTRTITGTTIGREAAIVPLAIGAIPFFARLVETAVREVDGGLVEAVQSMGGNTWTVVSKVLVPESLPSLISSATTTIVALIGYSAMAGTVGAGGLGDIAIRYGYQRFETGLMWITVAILAVVISVIQLAGDYAARGLHRRGGDSGAAPKLRLLKAKEPATADVGKVA; translated from the coding sequence GTGACCTGGTCCGAGATGCAGCCGCTGCTGTCCCAGGCGTGTTGGGACACGCTCTACATGGTCGGCTGGTCCACTCTCATCGCGATCGTCGGCGGCCTCCCGCTCGGCATCCTGCTCGTCCTCACCGACCGCGGCGGACTCCTCCAGAACGTCGTCGCCAACAAGGTCATCGGGCAGGTCGTGAACATCGCCCGCTCGATGCCGTTCATCATCCTGATGGTCGCGCTGATGAGCTTCACGCGCACGATCACAGGTACGACGATCGGTCGCGAGGCGGCGATCGTGCCGCTCGCCATCGGCGCGATCCCCTTCTTCGCCCGGCTTGTCGAGACGGCTGTCCGCGAAGTGGACGGCGGGCTCGTCGAGGCCGTGCAGTCGATGGGCGGCAACACCTGGACCGTCGTCAGCAAGGTCCTCGTACCGGAGTCGCTGCCGTCGCTGATCTCCTCCGCGACCACCACCATCGTCGCCCTCATCGGCTACTCGGCGATGGCCGGCACCGTCGGCGCCGGAGGCCTCGGCGACATCGCGATCCGCTACGGCTACCAGCGCTTCGAGACCGGACTGATGTGGATCACGGTCGCCATCCTCGCGGTCGTCATCTCCGTCATCCAGCTCGCCGGCGACTACGCCGCCCGTGGGCTGCACCGGCGCGGCGGGGACTCCGGAGCCGCGCCGAAGCTCCGCCTGCTGAAGGCCAAGGAGCCCGCGACCGCGGACGTCGGCAAGGTCGCCTGA
- a CDS encoding methionine ABC transporter ATP-binding protein, protein MITTTGLTKVYRSRGREVTALDGVDLHVREGEVYGVIGQSGAGKSSLIRCVNLLERPTSGTVTVAGQDLTALAGRGPRAGKELRKARSRIGMVFQHFNLLSSRTVQDNVELPLEILGVSGKARSRKALELLDLVGLSDKSKVYPAQLSGGQKQRVGIARALAGDPKVLLSDEATSALDPETTRSILQLLRDLNRQLGLTVLLITHEMDVVKTICDSAALMENGQIVESGTVSELLATPGSELASALFPVSGDASGDDRTVIDVTFHGEAATQPVISQLSRTYNIDISILGAAMDTVAGKQVGRMRIELPGRYEENVVPIGFLREQGLQIDIQGQEPVLVNEGAK, encoded by the coding sequence GTGATCACGACAACGGGCCTCACCAAGGTCTACCGCTCGCGCGGCCGTGAAGTGACCGCCCTCGACGGCGTCGATCTGCATGTCCGCGAAGGTGAGGTGTACGGCGTCATCGGCCAGTCCGGCGCCGGCAAGTCATCGCTCATCCGCTGCGTCAACCTCCTGGAGCGTCCCACCTCCGGCACGGTCACCGTCGCCGGACAGGACCTCACCGCCCTCGCCGGCCGCGGCCCGCGCGCGGGCAAGGAACTCCGCAAGGCGCGCAGCCGCATCGGGATGGTCTTCCAGCACTTCAACCTGCTGTCCTCGCGCACTGTCCAGGACAACGTCGAGCTGCCGCTCGAAATCCTCGGCGTCTCCGGCAAGGCGCGCAGCCGCAAGGCCCTCGAACTCCTCGACCTGGTCGGCCTCTCCGACAAGTCGAAGGTCTACCCGGCCCAGCTCTCCGGCGGCCAGAAGCAGCGCGTCGGCATCGCCCGCGCCCTGGCCGGCGACCCGAAGGTGCTGCTCTCCGACGAGGCGACCAGCGCGCTCGACCCGGAGACCACCCGTTCCATCCTGCAGCTGCTGCGCGACCTGAACCGGCAGCTGGGCCTGACCGTCCTGCTCATCACCCACGAGATGGACGTCGTCAAGACCATCTGCGACTCGGCCGCCCTGATGGAGAACGGCCAGATCGTCGAGTCCGGCACCGTCAGCGAACTGCTCGCGACGCCCGGCTCCGAACTGGCCTCCGCACTCTTCCCGGTGAGCGGCGACGCCTCCGGCGACGACCGCACGGTCATCGATGTCACCTTCCACGGCGAGGCCGCCACCCAGCCCGTCATCTCGCAGCTCTCGCGCACGTACAACATCGACATCTCGATCCTGGGCGCCGCGATGGACACCGTCGCGGGCAAGCAGGTCGGCCGGATGCGCATCGAACTGCCCGGCCGCTACGAGGAGAACGTCGTGCCGATCGGATTCCTGCGAGAGCAGGGCCTGCAGATCGACATCCAGGGCCAGGAGCCCGTACTGGTGAACGAAGGTGCCAAGTGA